GGATAATTATACaccatctgttaaaatttcaagaaaatcggttcagctgtttctaagtctataaggaaaacCCAAACAAACCtggaaacacaaattgatttttataccctccgccataggatggaggtatactaatttcgttattctgtttgtaactactcgaaatattcgtctgagaccccataaagtgtatatatttttgatcgtcgtgacattttatgtcgatctagccatgtccgtctgtctgttgaaagcacgcaaactttcgaaggagtaaagctaggcgcttgacattttgcacaaatacttcctattagtgtaggtcggttgggattgtaaatgggtcatatcggtccatgttttgatatagctgccatataaaccgatcatgacttcttgagcctctagagggcgcaattctggtccgatttgattggaatcttgcacgtggtgttttggtatcacttccaacaactgcactaagtatggtttaaatctgtccatgttttgatatagctgccatataaaccgatctggggtcttgacttcttgagcctctagagtgcgcaattcttatccgattggaatgaaatttagcacgtggtgttctggtatcacttccaacaactgcgctaagtatggtttaaatctgtccatgttttgatatagctgccatataaaccgatctgggatcatgacttcttgagcctctaggggtcgcaattcttatccgatttgaatgattttttgcacgaagtatattGTTGTACtatcaaataactgtgccaagtatggtttaaatcggtttataacctgatatagctgtcatataaacagatctggggacttgacttcttgagcctctagaggtcacaattattatccgatttgaatgaaattttgcacgacatgttttgttatgatatccaacaactgtgccaagtatggttcaaatcggtacataacctgatatagctgtcatataaaccgatcctgggtcttgacttcttgagcctctagaagtcgcaattcatacgaggtcacaattattatccgatttggctgaaattttgcatgaggtattttattcttactttcaataactgtgtcaaataaggttaaaatcggttcataacctgatatagctgccatataaaccaaatttgggtcttgacttgagtctctagagggcgcaattctggtccgatttgcctgaaattttgtacgacggatcctctcatgaccgtcaatatacgtgtttattatggtctgaacaggtctatagcctgaaacagctcccatataaatcgatctctctattttacttcttgttttgcctaagaagagatgccggcaaaagaactcgacagatgcgatccatggtggagggtatataatattcggcccgaccgaacttacttattacaatatatataagattgaaTTAACTCAAATATTGGAACTGTTTCGAATTCAGATTCCTCATTCCAAAATGTATGGTTTGGAAATTGAATGTCATTTTCGCTATCCTCAAATTGTTTCAAGGACGCATCTGTTTCACATAACTAAGCTTGTTTTTCATACACTTCATTTGGTTGGACTTTTTAATTGCTACAATTAATTATGGTCTTCACGTATCTATTTGATAAATAACATCTCTTGTTTATCACACGCGTACTACACCCAAACACTCATGTCCccataaataaatgcaaagGATTGGGAGGTATTTGTTTATTCTGCTATCCCATACTGAAAACAGAATTTCAATCAGAGCAACAGTTGACCCCCCCATGGTGACAGACACTTCTGACTCGCTCGGTTCATGTTTAATAATTGGGATACATGGATTTGGAGACTGTGAAGAGAGCAAATACCAAACCGGAGCCGGAGGGATAAACAAATGTAGATGAATACagagaacaaaagaaaaaaaaaaaatagaaaaaaaaaaaacgtaaaaagcGTTGCGGTTTATGGCACTACTAACTACTGTCGGATGTCGAGTCACTCTAGGAAAATTACTTCGTATGTCCTTTTGTGTGGTTCGCGAAGGAATTCCTTTACGaagagttataaaaaaattgttgttggctTTTTTTGTGTGCTTCTGAAATATCTGTTGAAGGGGCTGTTGAATGACAGAATCCCATGTGGTTTTCAGTCTTTGTTAGTCGAGCATTGTTAACACAGCATcaccgtcatcatcatcatcatcgtggtcgtcgtcgtcgtcgtcgtcactGTTGTCATCACTCATGAGCCAGCGAGTCCGTGAGCCAGAAAATagcggaaaatttcatttagaggagatttttcaaatttcaaatgtgCTGCTGCATCAGCCTACGGATGGTGAGTCTCCTGGTGGGATGGATGCATGTGCTGTATGCCTCCACAGCCATTTGCTTGGCCATCTACTTGGACTACTATGCCAAAAGGAAATTGGCCAAGACTCCAAAATACGGTAAtgagaaaaatttctttgtcTCATTATCACCATCGCTAATTTTCTTTGTCTTCCAAAAATGTCCACCTCACAGATGAATTTGTTCAAGTTGAAACCATAATCTTTGCCTTATATTTGATGTTGAATGTCTTTCGTTTGGTTATTGCCGGATTTCTTATCAGAGGCATTATGAAGGTGAGTTGGTTTATCTTTGTTGTGGGTTTAATTGATTTCATATCCTCTTTTTCACAGGAGCGTCGTTCCCTATTGGCTCCCTATGTCTATGGCCAATGTgtcattttgattttattcGTCAGTTTAGTTGTGATTGATGCCTTGTATGACCTGAAAGATGGCAAGGACAATGCTTACAGTTTCTTGGATTTGGCCCTGGATGTCACATATGCAAGTGAGTATGAATAGGTCGTAAAAACACAAACAAGTTGTTTGAAAACATAAAAAGAACTTACATAGTCAAAGTGCAATATAAATCAAACAAAGTAAATACGCGAGAAATTTGTTCGGGCTGAATTGAATGTAATCCTCACCCTTGAAGCCGTTTGTCAAGTTATCCTTCCTTACCTATGAACTCATTTAGACAATACCTGATTTGGATGTTGAAAAAGAGAGAACAgaataagataagaattgctcataTAGGCGGCCAAGAagtcaaagaaaattttctaattttaagtgggagctatatcaggttacggatcgAAAAATAGTCAACAAAATGAGCAACATTTTAGATGTttcctttaattattttttgagCATTACTTTTAAATCTACAGTGAAGAAAAAATTAGcttaaaatttaagatttttccttatttgtaggattttagcaattaAAACAAGCTACAGaactaaaactttaaaatttagaAGACATGACCatcggtttcaaatttcaatcactgattactttttatttaacttcATGGATGACttccaaatattattttttgaaaaattcttttttatactcTTCACCGTAGAATGgtgctatactaatttcgtcattccatttgtaacactatatatatgcgtctaagaccccataaagtatatatattcttgatcgtctttacATTTTTAGTCTATCTAGCCCTGTCGGTCCgttggtctgtccgtccgtacatccgtctgtccgtctgtaggtccgtccgtctgtccgtccgtccgtcgtccgtccgtccgtctgtccgtccgtccgtctgtccgtctgtccgtctgtccgtccgtctgtccgtccgtctgtccgtccgtctgtccgtccgtctgtccgtccgtctgtccgtccgtctgtccgtccgtctgtccgtccgtctgtccgtctgactgtccgtccgtctgtctgactgtccgtccgtccgtccgtccgtctgtctgactgtccgtccgtctgtctgactgtccgtccgtccgtctgtccgtttgtccgtccgtctgtccgtccgcctgtccatccgtctgtccgtccgcctgtccgtccgtctgtccgtccgtccgtctgtccgtccgtccgtctgtccgtccgtccgtctgtccgtccgtccgtctgtccgtccgtccgtccgtctgtccgtccgtccgtctgtccgtccgtccgtctgtccgtccgtccgtctgtccatccgtctgtccgtccgtctgtccatcagtctgtccgtccgtcgttccgtccgtctgtccatccgtctgtctgtctgtccgtccgtccttccgtccgtccttccgtccgtccctccgtctgcctgtcaaaagcacgctaacttttgaaggaataaatctaggcgcttgaaattttgcacaaatacttcttattagtgtaggtgagttggaattgggccaaatcggtccatgttttgatatagccgccatataaagcCATCcttgattttgatttcttgagcctctagagggcgcatttcttattcgatttggctgaaattttggtatcactttaaaccacagtgctaagtatggtacaaatcggttaacaatcttatatagctgccatataaacagatcttgaatcttgactgcatgagcctctagaaagcgcaattcttatccgatttggctgaaactttgcaagaggtgttctgttatgatttccaacaactatgccaagaacggTTCAATCcggtctttaaacagatatagctcccatataaaccgatgtcccgatttgacttcttgagccactacaagccgcaatttttgtccgatttggctgacattttgtatgtcGTTTTAAGACTACTATCAACTACGGCAAGTACGGTCCTGATACAACACCTGATATAAACCTGAtacaactctcatataaaccgatctcccgatttgtgttcttgagcccttggaagccgcaattttcataaaatttgactgaaattttgcacaaagtgttatgactctcaacaactgtgccaagtacggtccaaatcggttaagaacatgatatagctctcgtgTAAGCCCATcgccgatttgaattcttgagccctggaagcctcaattttcatccgatttgtgcATTCATTTGCAACGCTATGAAGGAGAAGAGCAAGACCCActgataagtgtaccgatcggcttTGAATCACTTccctattcgatttagctatgtccgtcggactgactgtccatgtattcttgtgatcaaggtacaggtcacatttatagtccgattccacaaaattttgcacatgacacTTTTATGACCCAAAGACAAAAGCTGTTtattttgagcaaaatcggttcagatttagatataactcccatatctatatatttcatccaatatggcattttaaggcGGTAGTAGCCaaagttttggtccgatctttacaaattttagAACGAGATGTTACATTTGacttcccaatatgtgtgcatcaATGCCGGTCCAGACAAAACTATAGCTGCgccaatatatctttcatccgatatggccctttaagtctgtgtagccacaatttaggtcctatcttaagaaaatcttacaaggatttataaaatttttcaataggtGTTGAAAGTGAAAGTCTgaatagatttcaacataggttgcATGTATTGAAAGTAGTACTTATTCtcggtggtgcagggtatcaTATAGTCTCCCCCGCCTTTCTTTcgccttactggtttttataagAAATCGtaaaaatgttgtgtgctcGATCCCAATTAGTATTtcctataaagggtgatttttagctattatctttttggcaacaatgTCTTAAAAGGCTTAAGCACGatacgtgtttttttttcgctgtgaaacatcttcagtttggtcaataatttaactatgaatcgtcttacaaacgaacaacgcttgcaaattattgaattttattatcaaaatgcgtgctctgttaagaaagttcatcgcacgcTTCTTCCACTTTATGGACGAaggtcatttttggctcaatgggtacgtaaataagcataaATATcgcttttggagtgaagatcagcctgaagcattgcaagagctaccaatgcattcagaaaaagtcacattttggtgcggtttatgggctggtggcatcattggagcgtacttcttcaaagatgatgcgaatcgtaacgtaactgtgaatggtgagcgcaactttttttgcccaaaatacaagagcttgacgctcttggagtgaagatcatccgaaagcattgcaagagctaccaatgcattcagaaaaagtcacattttggtgtggtttatgggctggtggcatcattggagcgtacttcttcaaagatgatgcgaatcgcaacgtaactgtgaatggtgagtgcaacttttttttgctcaaaacgcaagagcttgacttgcatgacatatggttttcAACAAGTCGGGGCAACATGCCACACAGCGCGCTTAAAATaggcttattgagaggcgagtatggtgaacattttatgttCGGGACAGGTCAATTCGCCGCCATTTTTCGACATTTTATgtggtttttttgaaaaacttttctatagcttttAGAAAAATACTCTTTATAATACAGAGCGTCACCACCCGGTGTAGTTGTGGAGCACTTCCAGTTtggcagtaatgtctgccttgtacttctccaatacattcgCCAGTGCGTTCACTGCACCCTCTTGCGAACATTCCGGGTGCAGgtacgcaaatcatggtccttaaaacgtttgtgtttttataccctctaccataggatgggggtatacttatttcgtcattctgtttgtaactcctcgaaatattcgtctaagaccccataaagtataattattgatcgtcatgacattttaagtcgatctagtcatgtccgtctgtcggtcgaaagcacgctaactttcgaaggagtaaagctatctgcTAGCTttatttgcataaatacttcttattagtgtaggtcggttggtattgtaaatgggctatatcggtccacgttttgatatagctgccatataaaccgttctgggatcttgacttcttgagccgctagatgccacaattcttatccgatttggctgaaattttgcacgacgtgttttgttatgacttccaacatctgtgttaagaatagttcaaatcgttttataacctgatatagttgccatataaaccgatctggggtctgaacttcttgggtctctacaggtagaaattcttatccgatttggatgaaattttgcatgagatgttttgttgttggcgcaagtattacccgatttggctgaaattttttacaatgggttctctcgtgacctttaacatacgtgtcgaatttgATACGGAtcgctcccctataaaccgatctctctattttatttcttgagctcctaaagtgcgcaattcttactagatttggctgaaatttttcacaatggcttctactttggtctccaatattcagttcaattatggtccgaaatgaaccattacttgatactgttccaataacatagcaattcttttcttttatcctttgtttgcctaaaagagataccgtggcaagagctcgacaaatgtgagccatggtggagggtatataagattcggcccagccgaacttttacacgcttttacatgtttcttcttcgttttttcaaaGTAATTCCTTCAGGTTTTCCGAgtgatgggctactaacccCATGCCCCAACCTATGTTTTTATTGTTCTAAAGGTGAACTCCTGGCACATCTTAGCTTATGTGCCAGGTGACACCGCAAggaggtttgtgtccacatttgagatgaagcaaacgaccaagataagcctggattaaaaccaatcagaaacgttgcttggtttccaacatccccaaATTACCCATATAACTGATTGCTACATTTCTATTTCTTCTAATTCTGCAGCTCTAACAGCATTATTTCTCTGGCCTGTTTACTCACTGTACCAGAAAATGGATTATTCACAGCAACGCAGTAGTAGTACTTTTATAACCGATACTACCACCAGCCATGGGCAGAGTGTCGATGTTTAAAGTGAGTTTAAAAAATTAGCaactaacaaatttttttaataacaatttactttaaatttcagTAATATCTTCGGCCATTTATTAATTAATATTGTCCAATAGAGAAAATCTTATTCCAGGCAGACATAGACAGTGTCCATTCCATAAGCCCAACGAATTTCACATCACGAATAATTGCTCACAATTTCTGCAACGAAAGCATTTATGGaatatctttagaaaaaagaaGATTCTGTCCCCAATCAAGTGACAATATCTtacgaaaaagaaaatgaaaaattattctTCTCTTTAACTAAATGTTGTTTATACATTTAAATCATAAGTGATCAAATAAGAGCATCCaactttatgaaaaatatgcCTTAATAacataaaacataaaatgtatttactaTTTCTTATATTTGTACTAAAATATAAAacttaaatttataaaattgtaAGAAATCAAACATCTATTTGTGTATCTTTTTTATAatctaaatattttcttattataATATTTATATGTATTGACTGATAACCATGATCATTGTTTCGTAAAACGAACTGTTACTAATtgaaatataataacaaaatttaaggGAAACTAAATAATTatgaatttttagatttttttcctattataaaaaaaaagaatcataaGGGAAAGGTAAGTAAAACGAATATCTTAATAAAGGAATAAATTTCGTTAAACTTCATTCCAGCTGAAGCTGAAGAAATCATAAAAGCCAGCCTTGGGATTTATGCTACTCTCTGGTTTCTTTCCATATAGCACACCATTctgagaaaaacaaacaaagtctgctcatgaacattccactaaggaacagaggcaaactt
The genomic region above belongs to Stomoxys calcitrans chromosome 5, idStoCalc2.1, whole genome shotgun sequence and contains:
- the LOC106092234 gene encoding uncharacterized protein LOC106092234, translating into MCCCISLRMVSLLVGWMHVLYASTAICLAIYLDYYAKRKLAKTPKYDEFVQVETIIFALYLMLNVFRLVIAGFLIRGIMKERRSLLAPYVYGQCVILILFVSLVVIDALYDLKDGKDNAYSFLDLALDVTYATLTALFLWPVYSLYQKMDYSQQRSSSTFITDTTTSHGQSVDV